Proteins from a genomic interval of Methanobrevibacter wolinii SH:
- a CDS encoding flavodoxin domain-containing protein — MKTLIIYDKINSSAESLSKEILDNINCEFKRAFPVNKAKDTCLIKYDFIILGGSIKRGNIPGNLKRYVERNRKTLKGKNFALFIICYDREKIDKYFYKSFSKELVSASYTQEYFLDKNNAGLFNNKNNMSSDEIKKLNKEHVNELINNINEINDNFKHSHNN, encoded by the coding sequence ATGAAAACCCTAATTATTTATGATAAAATAAATAGTAGTGCAGAGAGCCTATCAAAAGAAATATTAGATAATATTAATTGCGAATTTAAAAGAGCATTTCCGGTTAATAAAGCTAAAGATACATGTTTAATAAAATATGATTTCATAATATTAGGTGGATCTATTAAAAGAGGAAATATTCCTGGAAACTTAAAAAGATATGTTGAAAGAAATAGAAAAACATTAAAAGGTAAAAATTTTGCACTATTTATAATTTGTTATGATAGAGAAAAAATAGATAAATACTTTTATAAATCATTTTCAAAAGAACTCGTTAGTGCTTCATATACTCAAGAATATTTCTTAGATAAAAATAATGCAGGACTATTTAATAATAAAAATAATATGAGTTCAGATGAAATTAAAAAATTAAATAAAGAACATGTAAATGAATTAATTAATAATATAAACGAAATAAATGATAATTTTAAACATTCACATAATAATTAA